A genomic window from Pocillopora verrucosa isolate sample1 chromosome 7, ASM3666991v2, whole genome shotgun sequence includes:
- the LOC136282136 gene encoding LOW QUALITY PROTEIN: melanocyte-stimulating hormone receptor-like (The sequence of the model RefSeq protein was modified relative to this genomic sequence to represent the inferred CDS: substituted 2 bases at 2 genomic stop codons), whose product MTIYRNISRDGKEKTYERLFCSQELTTGIHGYLIFLSVFNFLLAICSSLGNILILIALHKETCLHAPSKLFLRFLATTDLLVGVISEPLTITYWISAVRKRWDECYNTFSSSIIVGYLLCGISLLTMTAISVDRLLALSLKVRYKQIVTLNRARVIVLVFWIFCAVCSVMHAHDSRITTWYTHITIPVCFVTSVLSYMTIFWKLHRHEIQVRGNILQPEQSNNXSXGSLNISRYRKGVSSVMCLQLAVAVRYFPHGITIALWTYSGWSSSVTELRQFTVTLAYVNSALNPLLYCWKIREVRQSVKEIIRETLCYP is encoded by the coding sequence ATGACGATTTACCGAAACATTTCTAGAGATGGCAAGGAGAAAACTTACGAGCGGTTGTTTTGCTCTCAGGAGTTAACTACAGGAATACACGGCTATTTGATATTTCTTTCGGTGTTCAATTTCTTGTTGGCCATTTGTTCATCTCTGGGTAATATTCTGATCCTCATTGCCCTTCATAAAGAGACATGTCTTCACGCGCCGTCCAAACTGTTTCTCCGATTCCTGGCTACAACTGATCTCCTCGTTGGTGTCATTTCAGAGCCTCTAACCATCACCTACTGGATTTCAGCGGTCAGAAAACGATGGGATGAATGCTATAACACGTTTTCCAGCAGTATCATTGTGGGGTATCTCCTCTGTGGCATCTCTTTGTTAACAATGACTgcaataagcgtggacagacttcttgctTTGTCATTAAAGGTAAGATATAAACAAATTGTGACGCTGAACAGGGCACGAGTAATCGTTCTTGTATTCTGGATTTTTTGTGCTGTATGCTCCGTGATGCATGCGCATGATTCTCGTATAACAACATGGTACACCCACATAACGATAcctgtttgttttgtaacctCAGTTTTGTCTTACATGACGATTTTTTGGAAACTCCACCGCCATGAAATTCAGGTACGTGGCAACATTCTCCAACCTGAGCAATCAAACAACTAAAGTTAAGGGTCACTAAACATTTCTCGATATAGGAAGGGAGTGTCCAGTGTAATGTGTCTGCAGTTAGCAGTTGCTGTTCGTTATTTTCCACATGGTATAACTATAGCTTTGTGGACCTATAGTGGATGGTCATCGTCTGTTACTGAGCTCAGACAATTTACAGTAACTCTAGCTTACGTAAATTCAGCACTAAACCCGTtgctttactgctggaagatcagaGAAGTAAGGCAATCGGTTAAAGAAATAATCAGAGAAACACTTTGCTACCCATAA
- the LOC131791883 gene encoding adenosine receptor A1-like translates to MTTYQNITENAEEKTYERLFCSQEITAGIRGYLIFLSAFNVLLAICSSLGNILILIALHKETTLHAPSKLFLRSLATTDLLVGVISEPLTITYWMSAVRKQQDDCYNALFTSFIASYLLCGISLLTLTAISVDRLLALTLGLRYRQVVTVKKACACVIMFWIVSIIFSAMYAQNVRITIWYSHIVIPVSFFTSVSSYTKIFWELHHQEIQVRGNIIQREQSSNSSSAALNISQYRKGVSGVIWLQVAVAVCYLPHGIITALWTYSEQSSAIIVLRQFTITLVYFNSSLNPLLYCWKISEVRQSVKELLRRTLCCLLI, encoded by the coding sequence ATGACGACTTATCAAAATATTACTGAAAATGCAGAGGAGAAAACCTACGAGCGGTTGTTTTGCTCTCAGGAAATAACTGCGGGAATACGCGGCTATCTGATATTTCTTTCGGCGTTCAATGTTTTGCTGGCCATTTGTTCATCTCTGGGTAATATTCTGATCCTGATTGCCCTTCACAAAGAGACTACCCTTCACGCGCCATCAAAACTGTTTCTCAGATCcctggcaacaactgatctccTCGTTGGTGTCATTTCCGAGCCTCTTACCATAACTTACTGGATGTCTGCGGTGAGAAAGCAACAGGATGATTGCTACAACGCATTATTTACAAGCTTTATAGCAAGCTATCTTCTCTGCGGCATATCTTTGTTAACACTGACTGCAATAAGCGTGGATAGGCTGCTCGCCTTAACATTagggctgagatacagacaagttGTGACTGTGAAAAAGGCGTGCGCATGTGTCATCATGTTCTGGATTGTTTCCATTATCTTTTCAGCGATGTATGCGCAGAACGTCCGAATAACAATATGGTATAGCCATATAGTTATACCAGTAAGCTTCTTCACCTCAGTTTCGTCTTATACAAAGATTTTTTGGGAACTCCATCACCAGGAAATCCAGGTACGCGGCAACATCATTCAGCGAGAGCAATCAAGCAACTCGAGTTCTGCTGCACTGAACATATCTCAATATAGAAAAGGAGTGTCCGGCGTAATTTGGTTGCAGGTGGCAGTTGCTGTTTGTTATCTTCCACATGGTATAATCACAGCTTTGTGGACCTATAGTGAACAGTCGTCAGCTATTATTGTGCTCAGACAATTTACAATAACTCTAGTTTACTTTAACTCGTCACTAAACCCGTtgctttactgctggaagataagtgaGGTGAGACAATCGGTGAAGGAACTACTCAGACGAACACTTTGCTGCTTATTAATTTAA
- the LOC136282371 gene encoding melanocortin receptor 4-like — translation MTIYQNITENLEEKTYERLFCSQEITAGIRGYLIFLSVFNVLLAICSSLGNILILIALDKATTLHAPSKLFLRSLATTDLLVGVISEPLTVTYWISAVRKRWDECYNIFLTSFIVGYLLCGISLLTMTAISVDRLLALSLRVRYKQIVTLNRARVIVLVFWIFCAVCSVMHAHDSRITTWYTHITIPVCFGTSILSYTTIFWKLHRHEIQVRGNIIQPEQSNNSSSGPLNISRYRKGVFSVMCLQLAVAVCYLPHGITTALWTYGGRSSSVTVLRQFTVTLVYVNSALNPLLYCWKIREVRQSVKEIIREILFC, via the coding sequence ATGACGATTTACCAAAACATTACTGAAAATTTAGAGGAGAAAACCTACGAGCGGTTGTTTTGCTCTCAGGAAATAACTGCAGGAATACGCGGCTATCTGATATTTCTTTCGGTGTTCAATGTTTTGCTGGCCATTTGTTCATCTCTGGGGAATATTCTGATCCTGATTGCCCTTGACAAAGCGACTACTCTTCACGCGCCATCAAAACTGTTTCTCAGATCCCTGGCTACAACTGATCTCCTTGTTGGTGTCATTTCTGAGCCTCTAACCGTCACGTACTGGATTTCAGCGGTGAGAAAACGATGGGATGAATGTTATAATATATTTCTCACCAGTTTCATTGTGGGGTATCTCCTCTGTGGCATATCTTTGTTGACAATGACTgcaataagcgtggacagacttcttgctTTGTCATTAAGGGTAAGATATAAACAAATTGTGACGCTGAACAGGGCACGAGTAATCGTTCTTGTATTCTGGATTTTTTGTGCTGTATGCTCCGTGATGCATGCGCATGATTCTCGTATCACAACATGGTACACCCACATAACAATACCTGTTTGTTTTGGAACCTCAATTTTGTCTTACACGACGATTTTTTGGAAACTTCACCGCCATGAAATTCAGGTACGTGGCAACATTATCCAACCTGAGCAGTCAAACAACTCAAGTTCAGGGCCACTGAATATTTCTCGATATAGGAAGGGAGTGTTCAGCGTAATGTGCCTACAGTTAGCAGTTGCTGTTTGTTATCTTCCACATGGTATAACTACAGCTTTGTGGACCTATGGTGGACGGTCATCGTCTGTTACTGTGCTCAGACAATTTACAGTAACTCTAGTTTACGTAAATTCAGCACTAAACCCGTtactttactgctggaagatcagaGAAGTGAGACAATCGGTTAAAGAAATAATCAGAGAAATACTTTTCTGTTAA